The DNA window taaataatatgatagagattacgaaatattaaatatgatattgtaATACGAAATTTAATAGACTTGAATCACCGACTAAACATAATTTACACCAAAAGGGGCTATCCTTAATGagaatgaatttaatttgaCTTGAAAacgaaataaatttattagtcaaaataagttataatctAAATCTAAAATACACAACCTAGTTGAAATCTTAAGcgatcaataattttaaattagttatgaaGATGGTTTAAATTTCggtcataaaataataattattcatatttggAGTTATATTCTTAAATTTGTACCGTTTGAAATActaactatttcaaataaaaataaatatataagaaaaaatttcaaacaaaaaaacatgtatagaaagcaatttcaaacaaaattatgtttatgaaCATATTTAAAACTCAGTTTTATGTATAGGGAACACTATACTTATTATCTCTTAACTAAAATTAGGTCCATAAAATTGGTTTGTGTTGAGTTTTAAGTggatgaaataaattattggtataaatttcaaatataatggAAGGGTATGAACAAACCAATATCTTTAATATGTCaataattttacaaaagttTAGtgagttaaattaaaaaatcaaaataattatttaatacaattaaaaaatttaaaacagtgTTGGTCTATGAGagcaaaatataatatttaagttccataaaaatatattaaattaaaataagagacTATAGAATTGTAGAGGTCGTGTTCATCTAATTTAAGTGGAAAAAAATAGAATGAAGTTATTTCTTGAAAAATATCTTCTCATttataaaggaaaaaattaGTAGCAGGCGGATTTGTAAATTGGATTTTGTTAGAGTAATGTTCAAAAAGTTAAGTTTATGTGTAaacaaaaatttcattaaaaaatattagtttattcaaaacatttttttatgtaaaatttatctttcaaaTGATCCAAATTTATAATACTGTGATTTCCAATCCTAATCAAGAATCATAAAAGGAGTGTTTCTTATTGCAGGGTGCAATAACAAACAATAttgtaaaaacttaaatttggcAAAACTATAacaacatcaaacaaaatttctataaatttaaaacttttttgaataaattttctAAACCCATGTAACAAGATAATGTATCTAactatcaattatattattatgtataaatgtttatactttgttttaaaaaaataatccatttaataaaaaaaacacttataagtacaacaacaaaaatatacatatgaaaaaaaagtttataaagcaaaaataaattaagaaacatactacaattaattagtttaaaggTTTCAAGAAGAACACTAATGTCTTTACATAAATTCATAAGTTTTCGAATCTCATATCGGAAGACATTGTAAATAATTCTTAAGAACATACTTTCATTGTTAAATGTTCTCCGATTTATTTTCAACTAGCTAgataatacattaaaaaattatagggaTATAAATATATCTTGTAAATAAGGTTTTTTTTAGTCATTCATCCCTATACCTATCTCAATAACTAATTATAGTCTTCAATCTAACTTATTAGATTCCggtaaaattacataatatatttgcGATATTGTGACAATGTACATAATGTACAAGCATATGAGAATAGTATACAATCTCCTTGTAGGACATTCGACAATCGCTCAGATAATTTATTgctatttgtatatttttatgtttaaaaaataatcctaataaataaataaataaacagtaaaaacaattaataaaaaattatcaaaaatttaaatatcaaataaagtttaatttcttttattcaaacttttttttactaaatgtTAAATCagcatttgaattttatttttggtaattatgattgttaaattataagtaaatatttaatgataattatatttttttttttaaatcaggcCTATcctaataactcaaatataaataaataaaaaaacaataagaagataattgaataaaatattctcttaaatatttaaataataaatatattcatctaTAAAATAATCCTCATTTCATCCTTTAGACTCGCACCATTAATTAAACATGactactccggccaccaccatcctcctcctcttcctagCCCTCTTCTCCGCCTCCCTCAGCCTCATGATGGCGGACATGTCAATCATCGAGTATGATAACAATCACCAATCAAAATCCAGAACCGAcgaagaaatgatgaatatttaCAAAAAGTGGATGGTAGAGAATGGAAAAGTGTACAACGGAATAGATGAATTTGAAAAACGTTTCGAAATTTTTAAGGATAATTTGGTCTTCATAGATGCTCATAACTCCGAGAACCGGACCTACAAGGTTGGATTGAACGTGTTTTCTGATCTGACCGATGAAGAGTACCGATCCTACTACCTCGGCATGAAATATGATGCCGATCTCCAATCTGTCCAGTCAGAGCTGGACAGCCAAAGGTATGCTGTGTCATCAGGAGAAATTCTCCCGGAGTCGGTTGATTGGAGGACGAAAGGCGCCGTCTCACCGATTAAGAACCAGGGAAAATGCGGTAAGATTTCTAAATTAGAAAGTTAGTATGACTCCAAGTCATTCAATTAAACTATTGAACAACTAAGATAACTAATTCTATAAGTGGATTTTAGTCCATATCAATTAAACTTAGCTATAATTCTTCCTTCAATTAACAGACTTTTTAGGTCGGGAAGCAGACTAACTAATAAGATAAGAGGTTCTGGAAAATCAAAGTTTGAAAGCtgctacttttattttttaatcccaGAGAAGATAACTagtattattgttataaaaaaaatattgtgatatataatacttgatatataataaattataatttttttttactattatgtAGATTAATTTGTCTCTATCTATAGTTTCGGCTATTTCCATTTTTAGAGAGaacaaaacaaaagtaaaaaatatttgtctcagagtaatttaacaattttggaacaattggataaaaatataaagtcaaAAGTAGGTGCCTaagatgaaaataatttaatagtattaGAACAATTCAATTCACTagctttttaataaattaattacaaaaatatatatatgcataataTAACTAAAATCACAGGTTTGATTCTCATTTAAGATACCTCATGTTGGAGTAAATgtcatgattttattatatggttaaTTTTAGTTAAGAATGCGAAGAAATGAggttaaaaaatatagttttggaACAATTtgagttcatatatatattttgatcttgtttgtgttgttttttaaaatattaggaaGTTGTTGGGCTTTCTCGGCGATTGCAGCGGTGGAAAGTATCAACAAGATAGTAACAGGACAACTGATTGATTTGTCGGAGCAAGAACTTATTGACTGCGATCGAGCTAGCCTAGGCTGCTTAGCCGGGTACATTCTTACTGCATTCCAATTCATTATTCGCAATGGTGGTATAGACACGGAAAAGGATTATCCTTATCGAGAAGCCAAAGGCACCTGCAATGCCACTAAGGTTATCATGAGATTGACTTTGGGgcttgttaatttttataagtctGTCTAGCTAACCATTTGGTTGATTGATTGCAGATGAAATCAAAGGTGGTGAGCATAGACGGTTGGGAAAGAGTACCACCCTACGACGAAAATAGTTTAAAGAAAGCTGTCGCACAGCAGCCCATCAGCGTTGGCATTGAAGCTTATGGCAAGGAATTCAAAAATTATGTCTCGGTACGTAAGTAgtgaaaagttattatattttggattttgagATCGATCTATATATAAGTGAATGTTTTGTGATTCCTTTGGTTATGGAAGGGTATTTTCACGGGAAACTGCAGAACCTCCCTAGATCATGCATTGGTGGTGGTGGGATATGGCAGTGAAAAAGGACTTGATTATTGGATAGTGAAGAATTCATGGGGAACGAATTGGGGTGAAAAAGGATATATGAGGATCGAGCGGAACAATGTTCCTAGCGGTAAGGGAAAAGGGAAATGCGGCATAGCTGTACAAGGTTTTTATCCCACAAAAAAAGGAAATGCCGGAGTAGGAGACGGTGTCGTTAGTACAGCATGAAcgtatcaattaaattaaactatCCAAATCTAAGTTAAAATAAggtggaggtggtggtggtcacttcttttgtttttgttgttattatgtatttaataaaatgatcatgttttattaataaatctaCCATGATCACATGTGTATTtgcataattaataatataaataaaatattatttatttataaatattttaaataaaattaatattatttaaatttaatttatttaaaattagtttaattttttttaaattaagtttaatctaaaatttaatattaatatatattttaaaattaattatatatctaaagttaaaaaaaataattttctgaGTTTAAAAAATGCTTACAAAGAAATGtagatttattattaagaatCAAGTCAATTACATCATACAAGTTACTATAAATCACTCTAGAAATTTTACTTAAAGTTGTGTCATAAATTTTTCTCTTATCAAAAGTAATGTTAGACGTGTTTTACACTATTACCAACCTCTTATATTACTACGACATTTTTTTACCACCatttcgacaaaccaaccaccaatcacacAATCCACTTCTCATACAGTGTGACCTCagacactttcacacacctatTATCTCTAGTCAAATCAACGACCAATCTTAATTGACCTCTAATAtcatgacctcacattttcacaTGCATcttatcacactcgacaaactaaacaccaatctcaatcgacctatAATATTGTGagctcacacattttcacatttcggtcaatcaaaattgtattcatattatttttaaccacaTATATCTCCTTTGTTATCGGCCTCTTATCCCCACAAATGACACCTCTCATCTGATGATTTTTACCCTTACTGCGGTCTCTTTTACCACCAATCCCACCAATCGACTTCTTATCTTGTAACTCACACTTTTCATAATCCTCTTTATCCACTCGGAAAATTATCCACAAATCCCAATCAACCTTTAATCATGTGAACTCACACACTTTACAACTCGATTAATCaatatctcattcatatattttaaccactaatatctcatttattaccCATTCTCTTTTATAATACCGTGACCTCTTTTATTACGCCTAAttaatctcaatcgacatctcatcttgtgacctcacactttcacacacctttTATCCCCGTAAAACCAACACTAATccctcaatcgacctctcatcttgtgatTCACACTTTTTCATGTCTTTTTGTCTACTCGATAAATAACTCACCAATCACGATTGAACTCTaatttcgtgacctcacacacttttacatttcggtcaatcaacatatcattcataaatttttaaccactaatatatcatttttacatacctcttaaattatttttcacttCCGGAAAACtaaccaccaaatctcaatcgacatctcatctcaTAACCTtacacacactttcacacacctcttatccctcgtcaAAACAAACATCAATCTCTTCAATcaacctctcatcttgtgactcacattttttcataccTCTCACACACATTTATACTCCGGTCAATCgacatctcatttatatatttttaaccatcaTTATCTCATTTTATTATCGACTTCTTATCCCGACAAATCTCCACATCGTATCTTCTCATATTTACTCTTATCGCGACTTCTTTTATCCCACTTCAAccaatcaacaaccaatcccccAATCGACCACTTCGGTCATCAACATcacattcatatatttttaaccactaatatctaatttgttaTGAAGACCTCTTATATTTACCCTCACTTCGGAAAACCAACCATCAAATCCTAATTGAcatttcatctcgtgacctcacacactttcacacacctcttatcccctcgacaaaccacccaccaagcttgaatcatcatcttcaagttCTTGAAGATGATAGAGGCCCAATTGATGGATGTCCCGCAGACGATTGAGATCATCATCTCATACACCTTCCTAGTATAGAACTGGTTAGGTATTTGTCCCAGGATGGATCTTTGGATGATGTCATGAAGAAGTTGGATGTGGGGAGCGAGGTTGGATTTGAGTCTGTGGTTGTTGACCGGACTCAAAGTGTTGGAGAAGAAGTGCGAAAATTCCTCATTTGCATTGGAGAGAGGAGGGGGAAAATCCGAAAAAAATCCTTCGGTTGGTAGATCAAAGAAACTGGAGAAAGATTCTTCAGTGATATGGAAGAAGAAACTTCCTCTCACATAGGAAACGATCGATCCATTATCCAGAATGACGAAATGATTGATGAAGTCGGTAACATCCCTTTCTAGAAGAAAGTCATAATCTTCTAGGAATTTTTGCAAGCCGGAGTCAAcaagatttttaaaaacaatgcATCTTGTTTCGCTATCTCGAGATGATAGCATTGAATCAAAATCAATGACTAGAGATGTTCAAGACATGATGAAGATATGAGAGAGATCTGAGTTTTAAAGAGATGCTCAAAGCAAGAATGTTGTAGTTTGGATGGAGGTAAGTTGCTCTTTAAATAGGGGATCAGTTTCAAAAGCATTTAAGATTTTCATTAAATAGAGAATCTGTCCATTATGAAAAGTCTTGTCTTATTTCCCAAAAAAGTCACTTTTTAttcttgggaaggagttactttttcAGAAGATTGTCTTGGGAAGATGCAAGGAGGGCTGACAAAATAACGGGTCAAATTTTAAACGCATGATTgggaatattttgaaaatgaccaatattttgaaaaatgaccaAAATTTGGTAATGACCGATATTTggtagcttctccctgagaGTGTGCCCGGTTAAGGAAAATTGCTTTTAAAGTTAATCATCTTAATATTTGACCGAAGTTTCATTAAACCGATATTTCATAAAAGCTGAAAACACATAACCGATATTGAAGCAAAATAATCGATATGGTTGTGAAATACATAATGTAGACCATAGGACTAATAGTGAGATGGTCCAATAGCCGAAGTTCTTCTACCTCTTGCTCTGTCTATCTGGTAGATGTATGCCTGGATCCTCTCCTTTGTCAGCAGCTGATTAGGATAGAGGGTGGCTCCTCGACCGAGGTAGACATCGATGTCAAAGAACAGACCACATAGCTGAGGAGCAAATCCTCTTTTGTTGGAAAAGATCATCTTGTTcaggttgttgaagatgatcctggaccagttgaccggagTGCTTTCGGTGATGGCAACTATCATTTAGAAGACCTTCTGGGTGTAGGATTGAGTGTTTTCCTTCgtaaaaatattcttacttaGGATCTCACTTAGTTGCTGAAATTCACTTTGGAGGGAACTTTTGGCTCCATAAGTGTTGACCGGAGTCATGGAACCCAAAAAGTGGTGGCGTATCTCATTGATGACCATCGGTGAGAAGTTGAAGTTCGTGAGACCTTTAGTAGGTAGTCCGTAACTAAGTGCGAGATCTACGTCACTAAAGATGAAGGATTTGTCTTGGACTTCGGCAAGGATAAGATCCTCCCGAATGACCCTAgcggtgttgaaaaattcaGTAACTACATCATAGTCTATGATATATCTATCTTCCAAAAATGGTCTTAAACCAGAACGTTCAATGGACCGAAAAAGGGCTTAGATTTCAACATCTTCAGAATGTGAGACTGATTCAAAATTGGCAAGAAGAATTTTTTAGCAAGGATACTAGACATTTTTGAATGAGGATTTTCTTATGTTTGATTTAAAGAGTGTGATTATGTTCTCGAATGCAACACCAGATTATATGTTATCGCTattgcactggtgttgtcacagaaaattggagattcttcagccgTGATTCCAAAATCCCTCAGTTGCtattggatccagaggagttgagcaTAGCAGTTTCCGGCCACAAGATATTCCGCCTCTACAGTTGAGGTAGCAACCGATGTCGGTTTTTTGCTATACCAAGAAACAaatcggtcacctaggaactggcaTGTCCCGCGGGAACTCTTTCGGTCAATCTTACAACATGCATAGTCTACATCAGAGTAACTCGTTAGATTGAAACTgaaatcctttggataccacagtcccacatcttgagtgccctttaaatattttaagattcttttggcagcagtgtaatgagattgtttaggattagcctggaatctccCGCACACCCCGACCGCAAACAAGATGTCCAGTCGGCTAGCTGTTATGTACAGAAGTGAACCGATATATTCACGATAGGTTGTTAATTCCACTCCTTgaccaccttcatctttatccagcttgatcgatgagctcattggggtgGATGCTGCATAGTAGTTTTCCATCCCAAACTTTTTCAGAAACTCCTTTGTGTACttagattgattgattaatGTTCCTCCTTCGATCTGCCAAACCTAgagacctagaaagaaactcaactcccccatcatactcatttcaaacttgtcaatCATCATCTTTGAAACATTATCACATAGCTTTGGGTCGGTTGacccgaaaataatatcatccacataaatttgaacaagtaagatatatccctttttctcaaatttaaatagggtctTATCTACCGATCCTATGTAAAATCATTGTTGAACAAAAATTTTGTCAAaatgtcataccaagctctaggagcttgttttaaaccgtaaatgGCTTTATCCAGCCGGTACACATGACTAATTAGATCTAGATTTTCAAAACCTGGATGTTGCTCAACATACACCTCCTCACTTAATTCACcgtttaaaaatgcacttttaatatccatttgaaaaagtttgaaattcttgaaaactgcaaaggctagaaaaattctaatggcttcaagtctggccacaggagcaaatgattcttcaaaatcaatgccttctttcTGTTTATAcacttgtgccactaatctagttTTATTCCTCataaccaaaccgttttcatttagtttatttctgaacacccaTCTTATTCCGATAACCGATTGATTTTTCAGTCATGGAATTAAATGCCagactttattcctctcaaactggttcaattcctcttgcattgctaagatccaatatGGATCTAACAATGATTCATCCActtttttcggctcaatctgggatatgaaagcagagttttcaTATTATTCCAACAGTTGATGCCTAGTTTGGATGGGTAGTGAGGggttacctataataagctcaggagaATGATCTCTGTTACTTTTAAGATTCGGTCCAGAAATGTCTTCTAAATgaccggttatttgatcaaggttagacaaaTCGGTAGGCTGAACTAAGTCAAACCGACCGAATTCCTTAGCAGACACTAATGTGTCAACTTCCTGCTAAGAAGCAGCTTAATCCGGTTGAACCTCAACATTAACTGTTTGGTCATAGACAAACCTTCTAAAgtccggaatctcatcttcaccatcagattggatatttaatttttacaatttgttgtgtagatcaaaggatgatgcggTATTACTTTCTAtcaattcatcaaaaacaacatgagaaGATTCTTCAACATTTAAGGTTTTAGTGTTagatactctatatgctttactcactacAGAATAGCCTAGCATGATGCCAACATCGGATTTTACATCGAAAgctatcaaataatttttaccattgttatgaatgtaacacttacaaccaaagatcctaaaataccgAATGTTAGGAACTCTATTATAGTATACTTCAAACGGTGTTTTATTGAGCCGTTTTTTAATcatagaccggttttgtgtataacatgcagtgttaatagcctcagcccaaattttttgagcaatacccgaatcggctatcatggaccttgcggcttccttaaGAGTTCAACTTCTTCTCTCGACcagtccattttgttgaggtgttctagcactagacaactcgtgtctaatgccagattcctcaagaaatgcagtcaaagtactatttgtaaacTCAGCTCCTCTATCAATTCTAATCTTGTTTATGCgtatagatttctcattttgtaatcttttaagaagtttaattaaattcggtgtagcttgatttttagataccaaaaatatcacccatgtatatctagagtaatcatcaataactaccatattATAATGCATACCGCTTAGGCttgtgaccctaatcggtccaaataagtcaaTGTGAAGCAATTCTAAACATCGCCTAGATTGTgttttccctttacttttaaaagttgattttatttgtttccccatttgacatgcaaaaCAGACTTTATCTTTGGCAAATTTCATGTTAGGCATTCATTGAACTAATTCTTTGGTATAGATGTAGTTtatggttttgaaattcaagtgatttaaccttttatgccaaaatagttttgatcattcttagctatcatgcaaaccaGGTTATcaactttagttttccagtctactttgtaaatattttctaacctatttccggttagtaaggTGCTACCCGGttagttttcttaatttgaCTAATACACAACagattaaaatacaaattttcaacaagaagcAGGTTATTTATAATCAGgttgccatggacaatcttacctaTTCCCACGATtctaactttattattatacataacTTAAATGAATAAACTTACTCCActccaataatatttattaaatatgtctTTATCGATACGTTTGAAATGAATTATATCAACATTATTGATAAGTCATAATTctatataataattgtttattttaattatcaaccAAGTTTTTGTCCATTATTGgccatatataataatgtacACCTAATATCACAAAGATATTGCTAATTGTTCatgctaaaaaataaaaattaattgttttaaatatgaatacaagtttttctcatttcttttttcttctttgattgatttttatgattttcatgattttcatgatgaaaatttttatttcataaaattaattgactctaattttataatatttcatggataattttaaaaaagaaataactttttttaacgattaaaaattatataaatgaatttaggTTATGTAAAATGTATCTTTCAAATGACCCCAATTTATAATGTTGTGATTTTCAATACTAATTAAGAATCATAAAATGAGTGTTTCTTATTGCATGGTGCAATAACAAACAatgtaaaaacttaaatttggcAAAACGATAACAACATCAAAccaaatttctaaaaatttaaaatttttaaatttttttttttaaacccatGTGATTTTTGTATAACAAGATAATGTATctaaatatcaatattattatttatgacatttaaacttttttccaaaaaaaaatgtttaaactttattttaaaataaataatcatactaTTCTATAGAACAGTACATATAAATTGATATACTAGTCTTTATCAACATAACGGAGAGGCGATTAAATCTATGGTCTCACTTATCATAAAGATAAATATCACCTTTAGTGCTAGTTTTGATAAATGAAGATGGTTTGTCTTTCCTTATAGAATAATCAATGTTCATTCATCCCAATTACAAAAGTACTCTCTTTCCACACCTTAAAATTATCACCTTTTATTTCATTATAGGTTGaataattacaaattatgaATGCTCATTATATATGAGACCCCAAAATTATAATACCATGTTTACCAAtgtaaataacttaataataataaatctagcGACCAAAAACTTGTCTATGGGAGagttttattcaattagatttattttaacaaattatgtttTAACATAAATCTAGCGATACTGACTTGTTTGTAGGCTAAAGTCTTATTCAATCAGATTTAAACACACACCCATTTTTTATATTCCCTGTTGCCTCCATCCACAAATCCATTTATGtattttgttcatttatatCCTAAGAATCCCGAGTTTAATGTAGCTGAGTAGTGTATAAAATATGAATCTCAACATTTTCatgaacataaaaaataattacttagTAGTGCTTAAAATATATTCACAACTTTTGTTGCTCTATTTTTATACCatgtactattttttttatgcacTTTTTCAAATGTTTCAAGAATGGAAGGGTGTCTTCCAAGTTACTTGGTCTAttgtaaaatatcaattatggtgttaataatagtaattttaatcaattaaatacaattaaattatataaattacttaCCAATATTCCTTGATGTTCTACAATCGGGATTGAACCTCCATAATATTTGGCAACACCGTTTGTTGTGTATTTCTTTTGATTTCTTTGAATCTTTGTGTGCTTCTCGAAATACTTTTGgtcatcaatatttttttcatttgagtcCAGTCTTCTATGGTAATGTGTAGGGGCTTTTTCAAAGATGTTTTGGCCCTagtcaaaaatttattatagcagtcatttaaatttgttaaatatcttcaacaattaattgataataaaaattaattagaataaatacaattaaacatATCAAGAATTGTGCCCACGAAATAGTCTTAATATTTTTCAGAGACTTGATTCCAGTTCAAGTATTCCCCTCTAATAACGAGTGATTATCCGATGTATGTATTCAAAATATCTGGAAAGAAGTTGCAAcaacatataaaaattaaaaataaagttattatatatttctaaattacTATACATAACTTAAATGAATAAACTTACTCCActccaataatatttattagatatgtCTTTATCGATAAGTTTGAAATGAATTATATCAACATTATTGATTAGTCATAACTctatataataattgtttattttatattatcaatcaAGTTTTTGTTCATTATTGGATATATAATAATGTACACCTAATATCACAAAGATATTGCTAATTGTTCatgctaaaaaataaaaatttattgttttaaatatgaatacaagtttttctcatttcttttttcttctttgattgatttttatgatgaattttttgttttagtgAAATTAGTTTACtctaatttcaataatatttcatggataatttaaataaagaaaaaactttttttaccgactcaaaattatataaatgaatttaggTTACAAAAGATTTTACCCAttccattttattaaatatacttagccaactaatatatatttgttaattgatttgtaCCTTCACTCACTTATTCCAAAATGCAGAAACAATCCCGTCTCCACCATGGAGCAGAAAAGATATAGAAGaataattgaaagaaaaataaacatgtATAAGGATAAGGCTTACCTAACGAATATACATGAAAGTGAGACACACATGTttgttcatttaaaaataaatagttatatataaacacaagttaaatttaatgtaaccaagtttgaatttaatataagaaaacttTTCTAAAAACTATGTCATTAGATAAAATTGAACAGAgaagaatgtatatataatttaccttaaaattattacaatactattattagttttaaatttcaaaagataactaaatatattaagtaataatttttttatactgaAATTGTAGGAGGGTAAGAGCACAACTATCACATTTGAGGAGTTGATATGAATTATTAAgagacttttaaaattttataatacacTACACTTGTAAAATTGATTACAGTTTAactcatttaataattat is part of the Impatiens glandulifera chromosome 1, dImpGla2.1, whole genome shotgun sequence genome and encodes:
- the LOC124922317 gene encoding zingipain-2-like, coding for MTTPATTILLLFLALFSASLSLMMADMSIIEYDNNHQSKSRTDEEMMNIYKKWMVENGKVYNGIDEFEKRFEIFKDNLVFIDAHNSENRTYKVGLNVFSDLTDEEYRSYYLGMKYDADLQSVQSELDSQRYAVSSGEILPESVDWRTKGAVSPIKNQGKCGSCWAFSAIAAVESINKIVTGQLIDLSEQELIDCDRASLGCLAGYILTAFQFIIRNGGIDTEKDYPYREAKGTCNATKMKSKVVSIDGWERVPPYDENSLKKAVAQQPISVGIEAYGKEFKNYVSGIFTGNCRTSLDHALVVVGYGSEKGLDYWIVKNSWGTNWGEKGYMRIERNNVPSGKGKGKCGIAVQGFYPTKKGNAGVGDGVVSTA